A stretch of the Streptomyces venezuelae genome encodes the following:
- a CDS encoding L-threonylcarbamoyladenylate synthase, with product MAKYFDVHPENPQRRTIGNVADSIRSGALIAYPTDSCFALGCQLGNRDGINRIRAIRNLDDRHHFTLVCENFAQLGRFVHVDNDVFRAIKAATPGPYTFILRATGEVPRQLLHLKKKTVGVRIPDHTVTQALLAELGEPLLSSTLLLPDEDEPLTQGWEIKERLDHVVDAVVDSGDCGTRPTTVIDFSEGEAEIVRRGAGDTARFE from the coding sequence ATGGCGAAGTACTTTGACGTGCACCCCGAGAACCCCCAGCGGCGCACCATCGGCAATGTGGCGGACAGCATCCGTTCCGGCGCGCTCATCGCGTATCCGACCGATTCCTGTTTCGCGCTCGGCTGCCAGCTCGGCAACCGCGACGGGATCAACCGGATCCGGGCGATCCGCAACCTCGACGACCGGCACCACTTCACCCTGGTGTGCGAGAACTTCGCGCAGCTGGGCCGGTTCGTGCACGTCGACAACGACGTGTTCCGCGCCATCAAGGCGGCGACCCCGGGCCCGTACACCTTCATCCTCCGGGCGACCGGCGAAGTGCCCCGCCAGCTGCTGCACCTGAAGAAGAAGACGGTGGGGGTCCGGATTCCCGACCACACCGTCACCCAGGCCCTGCTCGCCGAGCTCGGCGAGCCGCTGCTCTCCAGCACTCTGCTGCTGCCCGACGAGGACGAGCCCCTGACCCAGGGCTGGGAGATCAAGGAGCGGCTCGACCACGTGGTGGACGCGGTGGTCGACTCGGGTGACTGCGGCACCCGGCCGACCACGGTCATCGACTTCTCCGAGGGCGAGGCCGAGATCGTCCGGCGCGGGGCGGGGGACACGGCCCGCTTCGAGTGA
- a CDS encoding thiazolylpeptide-type bacteriocin — protein sequence MEKSPLASLADEILELESETFEISDYSDASEVVLAGSTSCSSTSTCSSTTSTTSCSA from the coding sequence ATGGAGAAGTCCCCGCTGGCCTCGCTCGCCGACGAGATCCTCGAGCTGGAGTCCGAGACCTTCGAGATCTCCGACTACTCGGACGCCAGCGAGGTCGTGCTCGCCGGTTCCACCAGCTGCAGCTCGACCTCGACCTGTTCCTCCACCACCAGCACCACCTCCTGCTCGGCCTGA
- a CDS encoding M15 family metallopeptidase, with protein MRTSSATAAAAALLLGTTATLSCTAQPPKARFQAPALPALSAQVTAVPQDKLGDSHRPGCPVPAERLRLIRMNHWGFDGQIHRGELIVHRNAVRPLIHAFGKAFEARFPIRRMRVMAEYGGDDGRAMAEDNTSGFNCRRVTGDARQLSQHAWGDAVDINPVENPYVDRQGVVHPAEGRAYLTRTPDRPGTIVAGDAVTTAFREIGWHWGGRWTNPDYQHFSANGD; from the coding sequence GTGCGCACTTCCTCAGCCACCGCCGCTGCCGCCGCCCTGCTCCTGGGCACGACCGCGACGCTGTCCTGCACCGCACAGCCCCCGAAGGCCCGGTTCCAGGCCCCGGCCCTGCCGGCCCTGTCCGCACAGGTCACCGCCGTACCGCAGGACAAGCTGGGCGACAGCCACCGGCCGGGCTGCCCGGTCCCCGCCGAGCGGCTGCGACTCATCCGGATGAACCACTGGGGTTTCGACGGTCAGATCCACCGCGGCGAGCTGATCGTCCACCGCAATGCCGTCCGGCCCCTGATCCACGCCTTCGGCAAGGCCTTCGAGGCGAGGTTCCCGATCCGCCGGATGCGGGTGATGGCGGAATACGGCGGCGACGACGGGAGGGCGATGGCCGAGGACAACACCTCGGGATTCAACTGCCGCCGGGTCACGGGGGACGCGCGTCAGCTCTCCCAGCACGCCTGGGGCGACGCGGTGGACATCAACCCGGTCGAGAACCCCTATGTGGACCGCCAGGGCGTCGTCCACCCCGCCGAAGGCCGCGCCTACCTCACCCGCACCCCCGACCGCCCCGGCACCATCGTCGCGGGCGACGCCGTCACGACGGCCTTCCGCGAGATCGGCTGGCACTGGGGCGGACGCTGGACCAACCCGGACTACCAGCACTTCTCCGCCAACGGCGACTAG
- a CDS encoding aldehyde dehydrogenase family protein — protein MAPTLALKPGTAWTDAWQRALTVAPEAFRDDRVLNLWAGSWQPDGHSLPATSPVDGSSIAGPPRLDSAAAEQAVRASLDQHRDWRHVPLPERRARVGAALDALAEHRELLSLLLVWEIGKPWRLAQADVDRAVDGVRWYLEHIDTMTEGRSPLAGPVSNIASWNYPMSVLVHAMLVQALAGNAVIAKTPTDGGLACLTLACALIRREGIPVTLVSGSGSELSGALVRSPEIGCVSFVGGRDTGARIATAVTDLGKRHILEQEGLNTWGVWNHTDWSALSAAIPKLFDYGKQRCTAYPRFVVQRSAFDAFLAAYLPAVGQIRTGHPLAVADPADPLPELDFGPLINAAKAKELGEHAAEAVERGAVPLFRGTLDPDRFLPGQDTSAYLAPLTLLNPPTSSPLYHAEPFGPVDTVVLVDTEAELLAAMNASGGALVATLSTDTPETFTRLAPQIRAFKIGHGAPRSRGDREELFGGFGASWRGAFVGGELLVHAVTEGPAGERLPGNFPEYQLMP, from the coding sequence ATGGCACCCACCCTCGCCCTCAAGCCCGGCACCGCCTGGACCGATGCCTGGCAGCGGGCCCTGACCGTCGCCCCCGAGGCCTTCCGTGACGACCGCGTGCTGAACCTCTGGGCCGGCTCCTGGCAGCCCGACGGCCACAGCCTGCCCGCGACCAGTCCGGTCGACGGCAGCTCCATAGCCGGCCCGCCGCGGCTGGACTCCGCCGCCGCCGAACAGGCCGTACGGGCAAGCCTCGACCAGCACCGGGACTGGCGGCACGTGCCGCTGCCCGAGCGCCGGGCCCGGGTCGGTGCCGCCCTCGACGCCCTCGCCGAACACCGCGAACTCCTCTCCCTGCTGCTCGTCTGGGAGATCGGCAAGCCCTGGCGGCTCGCCCAGGCCGATGTCGACCGGGCCGTGGACGGAGTCCGCTGGTACCTGGAGCACATCGACACCATGACCGAGGGCCGCAGCCCGCTCGCCGGCCCGGTCTCCAACATCGCCAGCTGGAACTACCCCATGTCCGTGCTGGTCCACGCGATGCTCGTGCAGGCCCTGGCCGGCAACGCGGTCATCGCCAAGACCCCCACCGACGGCGGGCTGGCCTGCCTGACGCTCGCCTGCGCACTGATCCGGCGCGAGGGCATCCCGGTCACCCTGGTCAGCGGCAGCGGCTCCGAACTGTCCGGGGCGCTCGTCCGGTCGCCCGAGATCGGCTGCGTCTCCTTCGTCGGGGGCCGTGACACCGGCGCCCGGATCGCCACCGCCGTCACCGACCTCGGCAAGCGGCACATCCTGGAGCAGGAAGGCCTCAACACCTGGGGCGTGTGGAACCACACCGACTGGTCCGCCCTCTCCGCGGCCATCCCCAAACTGTTCGACTACGGCAAGCAGCGCTGCACGGCCTACCCCCGCTTCGTCGTCCAGCGCAGCGCCTTCGACGCCTTCCTGGCCGCGTACCTGCCCGCTGTCGGCCAGATCCGCACCGGGCACCCCCTCGCGGTGGCCGACCCGGCGGACCCGCTGCCCGAGCTGGACTTCGGCCCGCTCATCAACGCCGCCAAGGCCAAGGAACTCGGCGAGCACGCCGCCGAGGCCGTGGAACGCGGGGCCGTACCGCTGTTCCGCGGCACCCTCGACCCGGACCGCTTCCTGCCCGGCCAGGACACCTCCGCCTATCTGGCCCCGCTCACCCTGCTCAACCCGCCGACCTCCTCGCCGCTCTACCACGCGGAACCCTTCGGCCCGGTCGACACCGTGGTCCTGGTGGACACGGAGGCGGAGCTGCTGGCGGCGATGAACGCCTCCGGCGGCGCGCTGGTGGCCACGCTGTCCACCGACACCCCGGAGACCTTCACCCGGCTCGCCCCGCAGATCCGGGCCTTCAAGATCGGCCACGGCGCGCCCCGCTCGCGCGGGGACCGGGAGGAGCTGTTCGGGGGCTTCGGTGCGTCCTGGCGGGGCGCGTTCGTCGGCGGCGAACTGCTCGTACACGCCGTCACCGAGGGGCCGGCCGGCGAACGGCTGCCGGGCAACTTCCCGGAGTACCAGCTCATGCCATGA
- a CDS encoding RICIN domain-containing protein — MAVAAVVAGGFAYEAGRSDSDGAAVARLGAHSADIAVPAAAPARDEEPKPIEKKPANEPARGMVYDGLKVAPKGDRCVGVYSTDAGHCTHGPDAPPKGVDIKKDTPPAVKTTAAAADPAKPATQDPAPGQDGERSQDTPAVDAQAAAVAAAASPSAPPRPAAGAAGTAPAAPQAAPAGQAVQCDGDGSTGNRVQVVYVHGPGRDRFSQYVASFRKWAADADLIYSASAQETGGTRHIRYVTAADCTPTVLNIELPDSALAEFSATNRALAGKGLDRRDRKYMIFADSQVYCGIGTFNGDERPGQSNLSNFGPSYGRTDTGCWGGHTAAHELGHNLGAVNNSAPNTSRGAHCTDEWDVMCYSDSPHYPKMRNVCTNRAAENILDCNHDDYFHTSPKPGSYLATHWNIADNQFLMRTKGGGGTDPGPGPNPKPTPSPKPTPSPTAPRPGSGPDVTVGQIQPDSVVVSWPQVTGAAWYQVQFNGKHLTWVQGTALRIYNLRPDTSYTVAVSVRDAQGRDSGPGKTASFRTSGPGGSTTAPGTRYLLANGSTGMNAELWGGRSADGTVLVGSQGNGYAQQQWYFEDAGNGLVRIKSAASGKCLQPGGTPADGMWVAQQPCAAGNGAQQWKLAAKGASVTVTDRSGAYALTVSSRPYYGARLLDLQRVDGRPSQVWTVRKAG, encoded by the coding sequence ATGGCCGTGGCGGCGGTGGTTGCAGGAGGCTTCGCCTACGAGGCCGGCCGGTCGGACTCCGACGGGGCTGCTGTCGCCCGGCTGGGAGCCCATTCGGCCGATATCGCCGTACCGGCCGCCGCACCGGCCCGGGACGAGGAACCGAAGCCGATCGAGAAGAAGCCGGCCAACGAGCCGGCCCGGGGCATGGTCTACGACGGGCTCAAGGTCGCGCCCAAGGGAGACCGCTGCGTCGGCGTCTACAGCACCGATGCCGGCCACTGCACACACGGCCCCGATGCGCCGCCCAAGGGCGTCGACATCAAGAAGGACACCCCGCCCGCGGTCAAGACCACGGCAGCGGCGGCCGACCCGGCCAAGCCGGCGACACAGGACCCGGCCCCCGGGCAGGACGGCGAGCGTTCTCAGGACACGCCCGCCGTCGACGCCCAGGCCGCAGCCGTAGCGGCTGCCGCGAGCCCCTCCGCCCCGCCCCGGCCCGCCGCCGGCGCCGCCGGTACCGCACCGGCCGCCCCGCAGGCCGCCCCGGCCGGCCAGGCCGTCCAGTGCGACGGCGACGGCAGCACCGGCAACCGCGTCCAGGTGGTGTACGTCCACGGGCCCGGCCGCGACCGGTTCTCCCAGTACGTCGCCTCCTTCCGCAAATGGGCCGCCGACGCCGACCTCATCTACTCGGCAAGCGCCCAGGAGACCGGCGGCACCCGCCACATCCGGTACGTGACGGCGGCGGACTGCACGCCCACCGTGCTCAACATCGAACTCCCGGACTCCGCGCTGGCCGAATTCAGCGCCACCAACCGGGCGCTGGCCGGCAAGGGCCTGGACCGCCGCGACCGCAAGTACATGATCTTCGCCGACAGCCAGGTCTACTGCGGCATCGGCACCTTCAACGGGGACGAGCGGCCCGGCCAGTCCAACCTCAGCAACTTCGGCCCCTCCTACGGGCGCACCGACACCGGCTGCTGGGGCGGCCACACCGCCGCCCACGAACTCGGCCACAACCTGGGCGCGGTGAACAACAGCGCCCCCAACACCAGCCGGGGCGCGCACTGTACGGACGAGTGGGACGTCATGTGCTACTCGGACAGCCCGCACTACCCGAAGATGCGCAACGTCTGCACCAACCGTGCGGCCGAGAACATCCTCGACTGCAACCATGACGACTACTTCCACACCAGCCCGAAACCGGGCAGCTATCTGGCCACCCACTGGAACATCGCCGACAACCAGTTCCTGATGCGGACCAAGGGCGGCGGCGGTACGGACCCGGGTCCGGGCCCGAACCCCAAGCCGACTCCCAGCCCGAAGCCGACGCCCTCGCCGACCGCACCCCGGCCCGGCAGCGGCCCGGATGTGACCGTGGGGCAGATCCAGCCGGACTCGGTCGTGGTGAGCTGGCCGCAGGTCACGGGTGCCGCCTGGTACCAGGTGCAGTTCAACGGCAAGCACCTCACCTGGGTGCAGGGCACCGCGCTGCGGATCTACAACCTGCGCCCCGACACCTCGTACACCGTCGCGGTCTCGGTACGTGATGCCCAGGGCCGGGACAGCGGTCCCGGCAAGACCGCGTCCTTCCGCACCTCCGGCCCGGGCGGCAGCACCACCGCTCCCGGCACCCGTTACCTGCTGGCCAACGGCAGCACCGGGATGAACGCCGAGCTGTGGGGCGGCCGTTCGGCCGACGGCACGGTGCTGGTCGGCTCGCAGGGCAACGGCTACGCACAGCAGCAGTGGTACTTCGAGGACGCGGGCAACGGGCTGGTCCGTATCAAGTCCGCCGCCTCCGGCAAGTGCCTGCAGCCCGGCGGCACCCCTGCCGACGGCATGTGGGTGGCCCAGCAGCCCTGTGCGGCCGGCAACGGCGCCCAGCAGTGGAAGCTGGCCGCGAAGGGGGCCTCGGTCACGGTCACCGACCGCAGCGGAGCGTACGCGCTGACCGTCAGCAGCCGCCCGTACTACGGCGCCCGGCTGCTGGACCTCCAGCGGGTGGACGGGCGTCCGTCCCAGGTCTGGACGGTCCGCAAGGCCGGCTGA
- a CDS encoding FUSC family protein, which produces MLYGFGQTIAATYALFAAVSLAGLSRIPGTGRQRAAAILRLVPACWLLVVIGTFLAVSTWTAVAGMLVIGFALAFIAVGGPRPAGAAPGLQLLYILPCFPPYAPDTLDERLIGATLGIGLLILAEAYLFPDPPGTSYRQLAARAADTAARCADELSRPPYALTAAARQAARDAGQALRPSRVPDADRPAGPSVRERALAHTGLATRTLLDRLSRLPAPPPGSGPAPPGAGTGLLHDIRQVAAESAVTLRGEARSTTSPGEARTALLRSRAAIAAPAPAPAAGPSDPPAALRRQAALIELADAALTLSTGTGIAVRGRAAAAGTDPGRFWYAHLKAPQLWWRRLIGHAGRRSVFFQNAVRISLALAAARAVAGLDTLPHGFWAMLATLTLTRTTVTETRTTIRNALIGTLLGALVAALVLTLVGTHTTVYAVALPLLMLSAFTLGPVKGVGWAQGLFTLVVALAFAQLAPATWQLAELRVVDVFIGSAIGAVFGLLAWPRGAHEELRRSVAVLLRSTAEVAVATTAAVVAGGPRQALPPPAHRSVQHDLILAESAFAQYQIEPVGARTGLGGPGSRPMADWQAALMAGHHTLWGARRLLTPPGPPPGETGTPAPPPAPPLESEAAVTLMRLGERVAAGMLLTAAALDPAPLDPGVEAPAPDPATAATGPPGAGFDAEPPGAPREFYAAVSWLGSLAADLDGITASLRSAPGRADGQADGQADGRADGQADGQDAAQPRSHP; this is translated from the coding sequence ATGCTCTACGGCTTCGGCCAGACCATCGCCGCCACCTACGCCCTCTTCGCCGCGGTCTCCCTCGCCGGCCTCTCCCGGATTCCAGGCACCGGCCGCCAGCGCGCCGCCGCCATCCTGCGCCTGGTGCCCGCCTGCTGGCTGCTCGTGGTCATCGGCACCTTCCTCGCCGTGAGCACCTGGACCGCGGTGGCCGGAATGCTGGTGATCGGGTTCGCCCTGGCCTTCATCGCCGTCGGCGGACCCCGGCCCGCCGGGGCCGCGCCCGGCCTCCAGCTGCTCTACATCCTGCCCTGCTTCCCCCCGTACGCCCCGGACACCCTCGACGAGCGCCTCATCGGCGCCACCCTCGGCATCGGCCTGCTGATCCTCGCCGAGGCGTACCTCTTCCCCGATCCGCCCGGCACCTCCTACCGGCAGCTCGCCGCCCGCGCCGCCGACACCGCCGCCCGCTGCGCGGACGAGCTGAGCCGGCCGCCGTACGCCCTGACCGCCGCTGCCCGCCAGGCCGCCCGGGACGCGGGGCAGGCCCTGCGCCCCTCCCGGGTGCCCGATGCGGACCGCCCCGCCGGGCCCTCCGTACGGGAGCGGGCCCTGGCGCACACCGGGCTGGCCACCCGTACCCTGCTGGACCGGCTGTCCCGGCTGCCCGCCCCGCCCCCCGGCTCCGGCCCGGCCCCGCCCGGCGCCGGGACCGGCCTGCTGCACGACATCCGGCAGGTGGCCGCCGAAAGCGCGGTCACCCTGCGCGGCGAAGCCCGCAGCACCACCTCGCCCGGCGAGGCCCGCACCGCCCTGCTCCGGAGCCGGGCGGCCATCGCGGCCCCCGCTCCCGCCCCCGCCGCGGGCCCGTCCGACCCCCCGGCGGCCCTGCGCCGCCAGGCCGCGCTCATCGAGCTTGCGGACGCCGCGCTCACCCTCTCCACCGGAACCGGCATCGCGGTCCGCGGGCGCGCCGCAGCGGCCGGCACCGACCCCGGGCGGTTCTGGTACGCGCACCTGAAGGCCCCGCAGCTGTGGTGGCGCCGCCTGATCGGCCACGCCGGCCGCCGCTCGGTGTTCTTCCAGAACGCCGTACGCATCAGCCTGGCGCTCGCCGCCGCCCGGGCCGTCGCCGGCCTCGACACCCTGCCGCACGGGTTCTGGGCCATGCTGGCCACCCTCACCCTGACCCGTACCACGGTCACCGAGACCCGTACGACCATCCGCAACGCACTGATCGGCACCCTGCTCGGTGCCCTGGTCGCCGCCCTGGTGCTCACCCTGGTCGGCACCCACACCACGGTGTACGCCGTCGCCCTGCCCCTGCTGATGCTCAGCGCCTTCACCCTCGGCCCGGTCAAGGGCGTGGGCTGGGCCCAGGGCCTGTTCACCCTGGTCGTCGCCCTGGCCTTCGCCCAGCTGGCCCCCGCCACCTGGCAGCTCGCTGAGCTGCGGGTCGTCGACGTGTTCATCGGCAGCGCCATCGGCGCCGTCTTCGGCCTGCTCGCCTGGCCCCGCGGCGCCCACGAGGAACTGCGCCGCTCGGTGGCCGTGCTGCTGCGCAGTACCGCCGAGGTGGCGGTGGCCACCACGGCCGCCGTGGTGGCGGGCGGCCCCCGGCAGGCCCTGCCGCCACCCGCCCACCGCTCGGTACAGCACGACCTGATCCTCGCGGAATCGGCCTTCGCGCAGTACCAGATCGAGCCCGTCGGCGCCCGGACCGGCCTGGGCGGCCCGGGCAGCCGGCCCATGGCCGACTGGCAGGCGGCGCTGATGGCCGGCCATCACACCCTGTGGGGCGCCCGGCGCCTGCTGACCCCGCCCGGCCCGCCTCCCGGGGAGACCGGGACTCCGGCCCCGCCCCCTGCGCCGCCGCTGGAGAGCGAGGCCGCCGTCACCCTGATGCGCCTCGGCGAGCGGGTCGCGGCCGGCATGCTGCTCACCGCCGCCGCCCTCGACCCCGCCCCCCTGGACCCCGGTGTCGAGGCCCCCGCTCCGGACCCCGCGACCGCCGCCACTGGCCCGCCGGGTGCCGGGTTCGACGCCGAGCCCCCCGGCGCCCCGCGGGAGTTCTACGCCGCCGTCTCCTGGCTGGGCTCCCTCGCGGCCGACCTCGACGGCATCACCGCCAGCCTGCGGAGCGCACCCGGCCGGGCTGACGGGCAGGCTGACGGGCAGGCTGACGGCCGGGCCGACGGGCAGGCCGACGGCCAAGATGCCGCCCAGCCCCGCTCGCACCCTTGA
- a CDS encoding class II glutamine amidotransferase — protein MCRWLAYSGSPILLDTVLYRPEHSLINQSLHARMGVETTNGDGFGLGWYSADGDGTPAVFRDIGPAWNNRNLLELSAHVRSRLFFAHVRASTGTAIQQTNCHPFRHGRWMWMHNGSITDFHRLRRDLCMAVDPALFPSIEGSTDSEVMFYLAVTYGLDQDVPGSVARMAGLVERLGKEHGVPNPLQMTVAVADGERVWAFRYSSERKSRSLFYSSRAETVRQLHPEVDFLRGVSEATRLIVSEPLGYLPGVWNELPEGSYAVIPSGTEDYLPFVPEYM, from the coding sequence ATGTGCCGTTGGCTCGCCTACTCGGGATCGCCGATCCTGCTCGACACGGTCCTGTACCGCCCGGAACACTCCCTGATCAACCAGAGCCTGCACGCCCGGATGGGTGTCGAGACCACCAACGGGGACGGCTTCGGCCTCGGCTGGTACAGCGCCGACGGGGACGGCACCCCAGCGGTCTTCCGGGACATCGGCCCCGCCTGGAACAACCGCAACCTGCTGGAACTCTCCGCCCACGTCCGGTCCCGGCTGTTCTTCGCACATGTCCGGGCCTCGACCGGCACCGCCATCCAGCAGACCAACTGCCATCCCTTCCGGCACGGGCGCTGGATGTGGATGCACAACGGCTCCATCACCGACTTCCACCGGCTCCGCCGGGACCTGTGCATGGCGGTCGATCCGGCCCTCTTCCCCTCGATCGAGGGGTCGACGGACTCCGAGGTGATGTTCTACCTGGCCGTCACCTACGGACTGGACCAGGACGTGCCCGGCTCGGTGGCCCGGATGGCCGGTCTGGTGGAGCGGCTCGGCAAGGAGCACGGAGTGCCGAACCCGCTCCAGATGACCGTGGCGGTGGCCGACGGCGAGCGGGTCTGGGCATTCCGGTACTCCAGCGAGCGTAAATCGCGGTCACTGTTCTACAGCAGCCGCGCTGAAACGGTTCGGCAGCTGCATCCCGAGGTGGACTTCCTGCGCGGGGTCTCGGAGGCCACCCGGCTGATCGTCTCCGAGCCCCTGGGATACCTGCCCGGTGTGTGGAACGAGCTCCCCGAGGGCAGCTACGCCGTGATTCCCTCCGGGACCGAGGACTACCTGCCGTTCGTCCCGGAGTACATGTAG
- a CDS encoding amidohydrolase — MTSASAAPLRELLRPLTTLYLDLHRHPELSGAEERTAGRFADWLTGAGYEVTRGIGGHGAVGALRNGDGPTVLLRAELDALPMRETTGLPYASEGEAAHACGHDLHLAAAAGAASLLAGSRTDWRGTLLVAGQPAEETLTGARALLDDGLYERFGRPDTVLAQHAAPLPAGMVAHGYGPMTAGSVTFRVVVHGRGGHAGAPHLAVDPVVTAAHVVTRLQTVVAREAAPSEPVAVTVGSFRAGDRANVIPGRAELGITVRAVGERALAAAADAVERIVRAECAAAACPREPEIDRVSASPVTHPDPAATAAVRAAHAAEFGAERVAMWPPTLATEDFAHYGGDGIRLAYWMFGTIGPAAWAAAPGATAAEKLAALPANHAPDFAPDPRTALPAGVRALVSAARTALAGFPAGTPAGP, encoded by the coding sequence ATGACCTCCGCCTCCGCCGCCCCGCTCCGCGAGCTGCTGCGGCCCCTCACCACCCTCTACCTGGACCTGCACCGGCACCCCGAACTGTCCGGCGCCGAGGAACGCACCGCCGGGCGGTTCGCCGACTGGCTGACCGGGGCCGGGTACGAGGTCACCCGCGGGATCGGCGGACACGGCGCGGTCGGAGCCCTGCGCAACGGGGACGGCCCCACCGTCCTGCTGCGGGCCGAACTCGACGCGCTGCCGATGCGCGAAACCACCGGCCTGCCCTACGCGAGCGAGGGCGAGGCCGCCCACGCCTGCGGCCACGACCTGCACCTGGCCGCCGCGGCCGGCGCCGCCTCGCTGCTCGCCGGCTCCCGTACCGACTGGCGGGGCACCCTGCTGGTGGCCGGCCAGCCGGCCGAGGAAACCCTCACCGGAGCCCGCGCCCTGCTCGACGACGGACTCTACGAGCGGTTCGGCCGCCCGGACACCGTGCTCGCCCAGCATGCGGCACCGCTGCCCGCGGGCATGGTGGCGCACGGATACGGGCCCATGACCGCGGGCAGCGTCACCTTCCGGGTGGTCGTGCACGGCCGGGGCGGCCATGCCGGCGCCCCCCACCTGGCCGTCGACCCCGTGGTCACGGCCGCCCACGTGGTCACCCGGCTCCAGACGGTGGTGGCCCGGGAGGCGGCACCCAGTGAACCCGTCGCCGTCACCGTCGGCTCCTTCCGGGCCGGCGACCGGGCGAACGTGATCCCAGGCCGGGCGGAACTCGGCATCACCGTCCGCGCGGTGGGCGAGCGCGCGCTGGCCGCCGCAGCGGACGCGGTCGAACGCATCGTCCGAGCCGAATGCGCGGCTGCCGCCTGCCCCCGGGAGCCGGAGATCGACCGGGTGTCCGCCTCCCCGGTCACCCACCCGGACCCGGCGGCCACGGCCGCGGTCCGGGCCGCCCACGCGGCCGAGTTCGGTGCCGAACGGGTCGCGATGTGGCCGCCCACCCTGGCCACCGAGGACTTCGCCCACTACGGCGGCGACGGCATCCGGCTGGCCTACTGGATGTTCGGCACCATCGGCCCCGCCGCCTGGGCCGCCGCCCCGGGCGCCACCGCGGCCGAGAAGCTCGCCGCCCTGCCCGCGAACCACGCTCCGGACTTCGCCCCCGACCCCAGGACCGCGCTGCCGGCGGGCGTGCGGGCCCTGGTCTCCGCCGCCCGGACCGCCCTCGCCGGGTTCCCGGCCGGCACCCCCGCCGGCCCGTAG